In Psychrobacter sp. JCM 18902, a single window of DNA contains:
- a CDS encoding microcin C ABC transporter permease YejB codes for MGRYILKRLLLILPTLFLILLANFVIVQAAPGGPVEQQLALIEQGAKDNALGGNIGAGSAGNNSTYQGTRGLSEEMVAAINAQYGFDKSAPERFWLMLKNYAQLDFGESFFKGQSVTDLIIEKLPVSISLGLWSTLLIYMIAIPLGIYKAMHHGSGIDKATAMLLAIGHAIPVFVFAVILLVFFAGGSYWNIFPLQGLTSENFDQLSTLGKIKDYFWHLALPLLASTVGGFAGLTYLTKFSFLEELGKQYVLTARAKGLAERQVLYGHVFRNAMLIIIAGIPAAIVGIFFAGNFLIEIIFKLDGLGLLGFEAIQQRDYPVIFGTLFIFTLVGLLLQLISDLSYHLIDPRIDFEGR; via the coding sequence ATGGGTCGTTATATCTTGAAAAGGTTACTGCTGATATTACCGACGCTTTTTTTGATATTGTTGGCGAATTTTGTCATTGTACAAGCAGCGCCTGGTGGTCCTGTCGAGCAGCAGCTGGCGCTTATCGAGCAAGGGGCAAAAGACAATGCGCTTGGCGGTAATATTGGCGCGGGTAGTGCGGGAAATAACAGTACCTATCAAGGTACGCGTGGCTTATCTGAGGAAATGGTTGCAGCGATTAATGCCCAATACGGCTTTGATAAATCGGCACCTGAGCGCTTTTGGCTCATGTTAAAGAATTACGCTCAGCTAGATTTTGGCGAGTCTTTTTTTAAAGGACAGTCGGTAACGGATTTGATTATCGAGAAATTACCCGTTTCTATCTCGCTTGGACTCTGGAGCACGCTGCTGATTTATATGATAGCGATTCCATTAGGTATCTATAAAGCCATGCATCATGGCTCGGGGATTGATAAAGCCACTGCCATGCTGCTTGCTATCGGGCATGCAATACCTGTTTTCGTATTTGCCGTTATATTACTGGTGTTTTTTGCAGGTGGTAGCTACTGGAATATCTTTCCACTGCAAGGCTTGACCTCTGAGAACTTCGATCAATTAAGCACGCTGGGCAAAATCAAAGATTACTTTTGGCATTTGGCGCTACCACTGCTAGCAAGTACGGTTGGTGGTTTCGCTGGCTTGACTTATTTGACCAAGTTTAGCTTTTTGGAAGAGCTCGGCAAGCAATATGTGCTTACTGCTCGTGCTAAAGGTTTGGCTGAGCGTCAAGTGCTATACGGACATGTGTTTCGTAATGCCATGCTGATTATTATTGCAGGTATTCCAGCGGCTATCGTTGGCATTTTCTTTGCCGGAAACTTCTTAATCGAGATTATTTTTAAACTTGATGGTTTGGGACTGTTAGGTTTCGAAGCCATTCAGCAGCGTGATTATCCGGTGATATTTGGCACGTTGTTTATTTTTACCTTGGTCGGACTGTTATTACAGTTAATCAGTGATTTGAGTTACCACTTAATTGATCCTCGTATTGATTTTGAGGGGCGCTAA